One window of the Archangium primigenium genome contains the following:
- a CDS encoding DMT family transporter, producing the protein MLAVLIWGTNFTVVKESLASLPAEAFMALRFALAAVAMAGVLVALEGWKPLSRAVWFKVVGLSLVGHTLYQYCFVVGLAHTTAANSALLTSGTPVLTALFGAALGVDRLRRPVVLGLVLAVPGVVLIVLARGPGLDASTRLGDALILACSVCWALYTVGLRWLGQEMSALRITALSMLVGAPGVVLLGLPSIRAMSLAQPSPGAWAGLVYSALGPLVLAYFIWSRSVQVVGSSRTALYSSGTPVVAALTAWLVRGERPGAWQVVGAGLVLAGVLVSRKR; encoded by the coding sequence ATGCTGGCCGTCCTCATCTGGGGAACCAACTTCACGGTGGTCAAGGAGTCGCTGGCCTCGCTGCCGGCCGAGGCCTTCATGGCCCTGCGCTTCGCCCTGGCGGCGGTGGCCATGGCCGGGGTGCTCGTCGCGCTCGAGGGCTGGAAGCCCCTGTCGCGCGCCGTCTGGTTCAAGGTCGTGGGGCTCAGCCTCGTGGGCCACACGCTCTACCAGTACTGCTTCGTCGTGGGCCTGGCCCACACCACCGCGGCCAACAGCGCGCTGCTCACCTCGGGCACGCCCGTGCTCACGGCCCTGTTCGGCGCCGCGCTGGGGGTGGACCGGCTGCGGCGGCCCGTCGTGCTGGGGCTCGTGCTCGCGGTGCCCGGCGTGGTGCTCATCGTGCTCGCCCGGGGGCCGGGCCTGGACGCCTCCACGCGCCTGGGCGACGCGCTCATCCTCGCCTGCTCGGTGTGCTGGGCGCTCTACACCGTGGGCCTGCGCTGGCTCGGGCAGGAGATGTCCGCGCTGCGCATCACCGCGCTCTCCATGCTCGTGGGCGCGCCCGGCGTGGTGCTGCTCGGCCTGCCCTCGATACGGGCCATGTCCTTGGCCCAGCCGAGTCCGGGCGCCTGGGCGGGCCTGGTGTACTCGGCGCTGGGGCCCCTGGTGCTCGCCTACTTCATCTGGAGCCGGAGCGTGCAGGTGGTGGGCAGCAGCCGCACGGCGCTCTACAGCAGCGGCACGCCCGTGGTGGCGGCACTCACCGCGTGGCTCGTGCGCGGCGAGCGTCCGGGGGCCTGGCAGGTGGTGGGCGCGGGGCTCGTGCTCGCCGGGGTGCTCGTGAGCCGCAAGCGCTAG